The Anopheles gambiae chromosome 2, idAnoGambNW_F1_1, whole genome shotgun sequence genomic sequence TTAGCGCCGAAACAGCGTCCGGATCTTTATTACTCCCCCGTGTGGTGGTGTGCGCAACGCAAAATGGGCGACGTGGCAGAGGAGCTGTTTAACGCGATGGGCGGTCCGGAGGGTGGTGCTGGAGCTGCGGCCGAAAGTGCACCCGGTGCGGAGAATCCGTTCAATCCGGAAGACTTCAAGATGCCCACGATGGAAGACTTCCTGAGCATGCTGGAGGGTATGGACAATCTGTCCGACGAGGAAAAGGAAGAGCTAAAGGCGGGCGTGTTGCAGAACGCGATGCGCCGCAAGATGCAGGCCGGATTGTCGGACTATCTCGTGTTTCTCGTGATGCTGGCGATTATGCTGGCCGTGTTCggtaagacacacacacacacacgttcgcaCTGTGTTGCCTTTTAAGGTTTCGAGAACCCTTTTTCGTGGGATTTTGTTTCCCTCTCGTTCGCTACAAGACCCAGTTAAACACATTTGTTTAAACAGTTGAATCTCTTCAGACAACATTAAAAACTCGAGAAGAGAGTTCAACGTCTCTGCAGCACACAAATTAGTCTGCTATTAGAATTGAACCCGCTTTAACTGCCCCCGTCAAACCATGGACCCATCTTTCGACCTACCGAGCGAGGAACAACTGCTCGAGGTGCTTGCCGACGCAACGCCCGAAGAGCAGGCCAAGCTGCTGGCATTGTTGCAGCAGTTGCCACATCTCCCGCAAGTGGTGCAAGCGTTGCGAAGGGAGACCGTTTTTAAGGCTACTCTTTACCGGCAAATTAGCTTCGCTGTCGCCGTGCTCCTCGTACTAAGCCTGTTCGGTAAGAAGCGCGACAGTGAAACGGCAAAAGCGGAAAACCCATCAACACAAACAGGGGgcgacaacaacatcatcatcatcatacaaGGGAAACCTGTGAAATGTGAACCCATTCGCTAATTTGTGTTGCCTTCCGATGCTTCCGGTGGGTGTCTTCTGTACTGGTTGGGCTTCGTGTTTCGAGTGCGTGCTGCGTCTCCGTACTTCTCGCCATTTCTCGCCTGGCAAAGTGTGTGGCAAAGTTCTTAACGCGTCGTTTGGTGACACGTTAGCACCTTTTTGGGCTACCTTGTTGGTCAATTGGATTTTATTGTGGTGAAGGAAATCCCCAATCCCTCCTTCGCGCGAGAACGCGTTATCATCATCACTGCCAACGTATTCCATCGCTTTTGCCACGTCACTCACAGACGACGAAGCGGCGGTGCTCCGCGGACTTATCGGTGGAGATAAGCGGCTTgattttttgtcttcttcgtTCCCTCTGCTATTTGTTACTCGATTTCACTATCGTGGCCACGATTTTATCTCatctcaaaacacacacacccatcagCCCACTCAATGGGGGACAGCGAGCGAATCGATGTGACCGCTGGACCCTTTCCTGCGCAGTGCATTTTGCCACCTGTGTTTTATTAGTGTACAGCCGGGAATGCTACCGCTTTGAGGCTCCCGATTTAACGTCGCTTCAACGATAATCGCGTATCGcgaaacagaacaaaacaaaaaaatggccaCCGAACATGAAGAGAACCCATTCGTGGAGGCGCTCAACTCGGCCGCCCTGGGCGAACTGCTGCAGGACGCTGAGAAGCGCTCGCTGGCGCAACAGTTCCAGGACAATCTGCGCGCCCTGTCCGACATGTTCGTCAACCTGTCGGACGAGGAGAAGCGCCAGTTTGCGAGGGATTTCAAGGGCAAGTTTGTGAAATCGTTAGCTCAGCTGAATGAATTTTCCAAGCAGAAGAAAATCGTTCAAACAAGTGCACCGGGAAGGGAAGAGGAACCGGAAGGGTCGAGGTTGATGGATACGCTCGCCAAACGTATGCCCGGCGTGGGTATGCTTTGGACGGAACAGTTCCAACCGACACCGATCGGGTACGGGCTGTTGGCTGGTGTGGTGGTAACGATCGTCGGTGAGTTTTGTCTCTCTTCGCCAGGGGGGTTGAGGTTTTGGACGCGATTATAAACAAGAAACACGTTCAGGAACAGTTTTCAAATTATCACATaataatcaaacaaaaaaaatataaatacttAATTGTACTCGCTTTCCTTTCGTTACAGCATTCTTCGGCTACAAGCTGTACCTGTCGCTCACGGAGAAGGAACGCAAGCGCGAAGAGAAGCTAAAGGCGAAGCAGGagaagagcaaaaagaagaaatgatTCCCTGCCGGGAGGGGCAGTGGCACCACCGCTGGCGGCGGCACCGGTGATCACTCATCGCATCGAACTCACCagagacagcagcagcagccgtcgttgtcgtcgtcgtcgccgccaGCACAGCACAAACATTCCAGAGGAAAAAGACTTGGCAAGGCCTAGCGAATCCATACCACGTAATAATTACACGACAACACAGATAAGATGGAAGAGAGcgacatagagagagagagatgaggtATATTTATGGGATATATCAAAATCCCCGTTAATCACCAATTTTTGCAGAACAGATAAGTGTATATTTACCCTCCCCAACAATTGAATAGCTATTAAAGAGACTCTCGACTGTTACAATTTTCCGAGCACTGCTCTTAGCATCAGTAACTTGTTCCGTTTCCATTTCCCTCCCCCCGCGACGCAACAGTATAAGGGTAGCAGCTATATAGTGTGTTCACAGTTTCCGACTATACAAACCGGTAGAGGAACGTATTACCTTCTTCAGCTTCATTTACAGAGGACGTAGCACAGATTGCAAGACTTTTCTTATCTAGAGCGaccgtacgtgtgtgtgtatgtcttttTTACGATCAGTTGAAAACAATAGTCGAGGATAATCCAGTTTTGTTCGCAATAGCTATTACGCAAGGGACAGAAAGGCGATACTTCAATTAGCAGGAAGGTGAAACAGACGATAACAGCCACatccagacacacacacacatcgtacACGCAAAGATGTTTATTTTCTCGTTTATGTGCAAGATAATATATTTTatagaagaagatgatgatggacTAAGGCGAACAGAGGGAGGGACAACTACGTTTATATTGAAAAGAATATAAATAATGTTTCAAAtcaattcctttttttatttagagcTTACTTACCATTTCTCTGACCGCTGAGTTTGATGGTGAAAGAAATTAATGTAACTTTTTTTGTACGATAAACAACgctattatttatttacatacaTCTATCGAAACATCTTTCCTTAACCTTTCTttcactacaaaaaaaaaacattttgtttccttaatttttttcatttaactatTCGTAATAGCATTAAGGCACATTCTAACACAATTCTATTAAGACACATAGTACCACCGCAAAGactttgcaaaagcaaacagtCACACGCACGTCCATTAAAGGGTttttcaggggttctcatagttatGGGGCACTTCCTTGATTCTTtcttattggaagtgaacttcatacgGTGGAAATTGGACTCGATGGCAACCTTGTTAgacaggctccttggaaattcctattggatttgttcaATGGGATTctaattcccattacattgagttcatttcacttaagaaagagtcaatgaagtgtcccacaacaaTGATAACtactggaaaaccctgtatcatcatcatcaccgcgtAAAAACCGCGCCAAACCTTATTTCATTTCCCGATTTGagtttaaaatatgttaatatttaaatcaaattattaatttacaaTACAAACTTTCTGCACAGCTTAgctaaaaacataacaaaaaagtatGTACGTTCTTGGAACACGTACTTgcctttcttctttctttttttttgtaaaaaaaactataatgtATATAAAACAGACAATTAAGAAcagagtgttgtgtgtgtacatgtacCCTAAAAAAGCACATTATTAACAATCATCCGATGGCGTACGACGCGTGGTACATGATTGCGTACATTTAAGTCTAAaacgttttaaaataacactAACGCCTTAACCTAATGCTGCTTTGTACTAATGTAGTGtttatggattttgtttgtgtatataTTTACTTTCCCCACGCAAAAAACGGAGCATTCAATATCGCATTCTTGTAGCTGAATACCGatgcagaaacaaaaaacaacaatgacAAAAAAGTCAATCACTTTACTGTTCATTGCACTTTACCGTGGCCACAGGtgtattttctctctctctctctctttcgacatttctctctttttctctcgatTCCATTCCCACACAGCTGTGCTAAATGCTTTGAGTATACGAACCAGTCGTAAGATCTTTCTTCCATTTTACCTCTCCACAGCCACTCCGTTGTTACTGAATCATCGCGCCCTTGTGAAGCAACCATGTATACAGAACAAAACCCTGAGAGTGGTGTCTGTCGGAAGCGCGGAGGCGGTGAGTGTGAAAGGCAGGGGAATAAGGACATGCTTGTTTGTCCTTCCTTCAAATAACTCCCCCTGCACATCCCAACATTGCATCCCTATCCTTCCGGTTCTGCCCATCATCCTATCCCAAATCACATTGTGCCAATATCATTCTCCTTCGACGGATCCGTTCCTGTTGTTTTTTACTTGCTCCAGATGTTATTTGACGGGCAAAAAGGCGAATACACCTTACAACacaccatacacacatacacgcacacacacacaagcacactaTCACTAGCGCTGCCGTACCTAAACCCGACTCCGTAACCGAAAACATCGTTTGTGTGATAAAAAAAGTACAGCAAAAGCATAAAGTATAAAACTATTGTACgtaacaacaacataaaaaagtgaggTACCACAACCCCTCAATCGCACGTCCCGCATCGTGTCACCCTTTGATGCAACAAAAATGCCCCATCCCAACCGCATTCAGTTCGCATCGTCGTCGATCGAGCAGTCTGGGCCACCGGCCGCCGTAACACTGTGGACCGCTTTCATCAGTATATTTCCGTTCGATTTCAGCTCCAGCTGGAACAGTGTCTCGTCCTTCACGTTGTTCAGCACATCCTCGGTCAGCAGCACCTGGATGCCGTTCGGGCCATTaatcagcagctgcagcttggCAATGCCGCACGAGGACGAGATCGGCGGAGACGAAGGGGACGGCACGGACAGTGATATGGCACCGGGGGTGGAAAATTTACCACcaagaccaccaccaccattgccGCCAGCTCCACCACTGCTGGAAGCGGCAACGACGCCACCGGCGTTAAGCGACGAACGGCCCGCCGCCCCGAAAGTGCTCCCACCATTCCAGAGCCCCCCGTCGGACGAGTTGGGCGTGTTGAGTGCGTTGATCGCCTCCAGGAAGCCGGGAATTTTCGACAGATTCTGCACCAGCTCCGGGATCGTGTTGGAGTGCAGATAGATCGCGTGGTAGATGTTTGCTTCGAAACTCACGTAGATCGTCAGGCGTGGCGTGATGGCTCTGCGTTACAAGAAGGTAAGTATTTAGTATCCAGCAATAGTCATACGGTTGTTCTTCGAACACTCACTTTGAATGGAGAATGTTGAACATTCGAATCCCATCCGCAAGGCCACAAATTTTGCAAAGATCTTCCTTGGACATTCTGCAAAACGAAGAAAAGTTCGTTATTTTGAATTCGCGTCTcccttttcaaacaaaaaaaaaaacacgcctcACGATCGCCTTCGATCGCGACCCCTCACCTTAATAGATCCGAGCCGGAAAATTGGGCGAACGTTTTCGTGTACGCGGACAGCCGGTGCACGGCCAGCCACTGCGCCAGCGAACCCGGGCTCGTTTCCTTCGTAATGGTCGGCACGTAATCATCCAGCTCGCTCGGTTGCTGGGGCGACAGTACACCGCCGATCGGCTGCTCGCCACCGAGCGGGGACGCTTTGCACAGCCCGTTCGTGGAGCTCACGTTGCTGATGCCGATCGGATGGTTGGCCTGTACGCCGgcaacggcggcggcggccgccgctaCAACCATCGCCGCCGTCGCTGCGGTCGTCGTCGGGGTCGGTTTCACCCCCGGGCTAAGCCCGTTCGGCGcaacaccgccaccgcccAGCACGCTCGACATGATGTTTTCGAACTTGTTCAGCTGCCCGGGTGAGGTGGGCCCACCGGTCAGCAGCGGCGACACGTTACGTTTAATGCTACacaaggagggaaagaagaaacTCGTTAGCAATGCACTCGCAAAAGCTTAGGCCCGCTTACTGCGGGAAGCAACACTTACTGTTCGGGGCTAAAGCTGCCACCGAGCGGCTGGATGACGGAATCGGTCGTAATGTCGGTCAGTATCGTGCAGTCGCAGCTGCGCTGGTACTTCTCCTGCTCCGCCACCGGACGCTTGAGTATTTTCTCCCGATCCTGTTTGTGCTTCCGGTCGGCTCCCTTCAATTTAAACACCTGTGGACCGGCGGTCCGGGAAAGCAAAACGATCGGCAATCAGTAACACGTTCTCGGTCGCTTTCCCTACCCACACCAAACACCCTTACCTTTATCTGGCAAGCAGCCGCATGGAGCGGTCGTATGCCGTCCTTATCGTCCACTGCGCCGACCGCCGTCGCATTagcaccgccgccgccaccaccattgTGCAGCCCACCGTTGGTGTCGATGTACGTTTCTACCTGAATCCGGAACGGTACACCCTTCTCGCCGCCATGCTTTTTGGGCGTGAATTCGGTGGAAATGCAGTTCACCTTCACGTACACACCGACCTCCTTCATCGGGTCCCAGAACACCTCGATCGTGTTGAGCAGGTTGCTGCTGGTCGGCTGCACCTGCATCAACCCGTACGACAGCGGGATGTCCACGTCCAGGATGCGCTCGCCGGGCCGGGACGCCTGCCAGAGCTGCATCTGCTCCCGCTCCATGTACTGCAGCCGGCGCTCGTGGAAGCATATCTTGATAATACTCTTCAGAATCTTCCCCCGGAACGGGGACAGATCGCCAAGCTTCTTCAGCTTGATCTCGTAGCTCTGGCCCTGGTTAAGGTAGGTGAGAGATTCTTCATTGTTCTTCGTCGCGATCGAGGTTGCGGCCGCCAGCACGTACTGGaacctgtttttttatttaaagcaaGAAGACACGGGGTGTTAGAATGCTGCTGTCGCTATTGTGTGTCAAGGTGTGTTTGTTGGAGTGGCCCTTACCGATTATGATCGTCATGTGTTTTGTCACCACGTGCCGCTGTCAGCGTGCCATCCTGCTGCATCTGCAAAATGCCTGTGAAATGTAAaagcagaaacaaacacacattaaaaTCCACCCGTTGCTTCTACACGGCCTCGAAGGCCCTAATGCGTAATGTACACAGGCCCTCGTGAAGCCACATAATATGCCCGACCGGGAGAGGGGGATGGGGAGAACTATTCATAGGTAAAGGCTAACGCCTGACAACAGCCGACTTCAATCACGCACAGCAAATGAAGGCGAGGCGAGAAAAACCGGCTCACCGATCCCGCTTGAACGATAATTTGCATCTGCTCGATAACAGGCCACCGGAATTCATGAGTTTGGATATGGATTTGGAAATATCTCCAAACCCCCCGCAAATCTACGTCAATATGGGGCGCCGTTCAATTACCTCCACTTGGATCAGTGTCCAGCCGGTTGCTCTGCAGAAAGCTTTGCAGATTGCTCAGCCCGGCACCGATCGCTCCTACCGCTTGCTGATGAGTCGCATTGTTCATCAAACCGGGACCGTTCATCGAGTTTTGaccctgctgttgctggtgatattgttgttgggcaacctgttgttgttgctgctgttggtgagaGTTGGGAACATTTCCACTCAGCGATGGTTGCAACCCGGACGGGGTGGTGTGTTGGGATGGTTGCGAATGATCTTGTGAGCTGCCTGCcgtcgccgctgctgctgctgctgctgctgcagctgcctGCTGGTGCAaactttgctgctgttgttgatggagttgatgttgttgttgctgttgttgttgttgttgttgagagTGTTGCTGATGATGAGAATGctagaaaagcaaaaaaacgtaAGAATATTGCTCCGAATCAGACCAGCACCGAATGATCCTTTGAGAAAACTTACCTTCTGAGGAGGAGATGGAAGTTCTTGCTTGAACACAGGGAAATTCAACAGTGAATCACTGCAAAGATGAAGAGAAAGACACATTAGATACTAACACACTTAACACCAAAACAAGCCATGATTTTGAAGCCCTACCTGATGTATCCGTTGCTGGAGAGCTCATTGCTGAGGTCCAAATCAAGATCATCGGCCCAACGCATACTTCCTGTaggagacaaacaaaaaagaaaagaaaaacaaacaagcgaaACGATTAGTATAATTAAGTTatccattttcatttttaaaaaaCCGAACCAGTACATTGATAACAGTAGTGTTGGATGTATCTGATTCGAATTCTCCAATTCATGAACCTTTCAAATGATTCAATGCGTAAGAAGGAATATTCGAAAagattcaatgaatctgaaactcgaatgaaaaaaatcaataatctCGAAAGATTTGTGAACCATGAACAAATCATTTatctcaaaagattcatataccttgagctttttcttcttattaaTCTTCTTCTTGACTTTCTAAGCGATTCTACATTGTGAAACGTTCACGCATCCGGATAGGCAGACCTTAGTACGGAGGGACTGTCAATGCGAGGTTTGAATCTACAAAGATTCATGGGTCTTCTTCAAGATTCAATCTATGGTGTTGAATGAATCTTCAGAGATTCATGTATCTTCAGCTATTCAATatttggagattcatgaatgttTGGAGATTCGTCGAAAAATTCATGAAACACAACATTAATTACTACCATCACCATTGATGCCCTCTTCACGTTGCAAAGTGTAACGCTCCCTAGCACGGTGTCACGGAAGTATTGGGAAAGGAATTATCACCTAGTTCATTGTTGTTGGCTGtgccgttgttgttggcgTTGTTGGTGTGCGCATTTGGGCCGAGACTATTACCATTGCCGATTTCGTTGccattgctgttgctgttgttgaagCACTTTAACCGCTTCCGGACATAATCTTTGTCCATCGTGTCGCCACCGAACCCGTACGTTTCACACATTTCCGTAACCCAGGACGACTCCGTAGCGGGAGAGGATGCAATGGAAGGAGGGGGATGTTTCAACGTTCTACTCCTGGCAGGTGGGACCGAAATGGTCTCCTCCAGAATTAACTCACACCCTCTTACGAGAGTTTTCACTCTATGCTTTCGCAAGATCAGGGTGGTAAGGaggctctcacacacacactcatctgTGGCGCGCGTTTCTACCGTGATGATAGGTGAAGCTGATAATGACGTCGATGGAGACGCACtggccacaaacacacacacacacacagacacagagggTGTAAGGGAACACAACTCACCGCTCAGCAACAGACAGTGTTGTGGAGCGGTTCGCTTTCGTCAACCACTCAATCCACGGCACGGCACACTAGATAGAGACTGAGGCTCGTTTAGGTCTAAAGGGGCTCTCCCGCTGTTAATCCACCACTACATTCACCACAGTCTATCATCTACGCGTGCATGCCGTATCACCCACTTTCGCCGTCcgccatcaacatcatcatcatcattattatggcCCCCGGCAGATGCGATGACGCGATTCCTGAACTCCGTGTGTTGATATGATGCCGCTTGTGCTCCTCGGTGGATGAGCGTACACAGCCGAGCGGTTGCGGTTGAGATTAAATCCCCTTGGGTAAGCATATAAACCACTATCGGATGACTTCTCGGAGTAGCATAGCTAACTATCAGTGTTATTGAAGCATCCAAATCACTTCTTGGAACTCTGAAGCACTCACGTTCTCATAGATCTTGCTATCTGGAAGAGTCCCcagctgatccggctgaacaTCTGATCACTTTCACGTACCAGCCCACCACTGTCACTCACATCTTCTAGATGAAGTTGTTAGGTATTTCCGCCCAATTCTAACACTCTGGGGAAGAGTGGATGGCCCTCCTCTACTACACCGCTTTACCCGCTTATCGATCGTACGCGATCATACACAGAGCCTGCCTGCGATCACACAAAATGAGGCAGAGCacacggtgatgatgatgctccgATTaacaacgcacgcacacaagcgTTTGCACTATCAATGGGCCAGAACCAAGAAGCACAAAAGCGGTGAACCGGACGCTCCGGTCTTGTCGTCCGAACGGTTACACGTTGTTGTTCACCTCCGTAGCTTGtaaggtgtatgtgtgggacATCCTCCCTCACATCCACCGACCGGCCACAAGTTGTTAGACAATTTGCGCCCAAAGAGGGGGAGCCACCAGGTCTCGGGGCACCTGTTTGTCCAAATACTTATCTTGATAAATTTACACTTTATCAACACggcaataaataaatcaaaacacactcgcaggcacacatacacttatgGACGCCGGGAACGGGAACAAGGGGCACGCTTCCCTTGAACCGTTCCAaccccactctctctctctccctctacgTTTGGGGTGAGTTTGTTTGAGAAAATGGCTTCCTTTTGGTGCTCGGCCAGTGGTAGGAAGATGAGGCGGGTTTGTTCCTTCGCAATTGTGTTGCAACAATTTCGCTTAATTCCGAGACACGCCTGCACACACTTAACCAATAGACCCTAAAGGTACACCGTTTTGAAtagcttcttcctcttcttcggCTTCTTCCGTTCACTTGCGTCGTTGTTTGTACACTTTCCCGTGTCTAGACGAACGTACTGCTGCCCACCGGCGCAGTAGCACTCGAGTGGTTCGCACTCCCGACGCAACGCTGGTTCGAGTGGCCAGTGTGTAAGAGCAAATTCATCAACACACTCTGCCATCCGGCCCTGCTTATCAGCTGCTCTCGGCACCACCAAACGGCACTATAACCGGGGAGGTGCCTGCTGCCCGTGACGTAAAGTTGACCTTTTGCATCAAACGACAACCGTGAGGCGTGCGGGCGCTCCATCATCCTGTGCTTGTATGGTGTTGTCTCTCTGCTCCCTATTGCTTCCACTACATCCTGATCGAGATTCttaaacacacagaaacacctAGCTAGAGCACAAACACAGAGTACAAGAGCGCGTAACCTTCAGCGAAGCGGGAGAGCAAAAGTTCCACACAACCGAGGCTTATCAGAGGGAAGTAGATTAAAGATGGCTGACCACCACACCGAGAGGTCGAGAAGACCATAATGGCAACTCATTCTGGTGGGCACGGTGGATCATGGTCATCCGTTAATCCGTCCTTCTAGTGAAATACAGCCAGAGTTCAACCACAGTTGAACTTCGGACTGCCTGCCAACTGTTGAATTTGTGCTCATTGATttttggaaacaaaaaaaaaatacatttcttcTTAATAGGACCATGAGATTGGTTTGACTCAAACATCAGAGATGTGCACACTAAGTATGAGTTTGCGAGTTGAATCATAAAAGTAAAGGTATGGAAGCAACTCAGCACGGAGAGTTTATATGAATCTCTTCGCTATATCTTCTATTTTTATGAGTTAATCTTTTCGAACTTCATTCACACCGTTTCAAGGAGTTGAATTCCCAAATGGTAGGTTACTTGGCGGTGAAAGGAATCAGTGAGTTGAATCCCAAGATATGAAATATCTAGTCAGGTCAGTCGACATAACAAGAGTGATTCTCTAGAAGGCCCACAGTGGGAGTGAGTTGAGTCCAAAACGAGTTGAACAGTCGGAACAGAGAGTGAGTGTGTCGTTAGGCAGCACAGAGAGTGTCGAGTGAGTTGGATCGCAAATCAGTAGTAAAAGGAAGTattttgtatgaatcttgAAACATTAAGTTTCTAGTTAACATTTTAATCTCTTTAGCCACTCTTCTACTCTGATTCAAATAACGAAATCATTGAGGGAGGATATTGATATTGATATCAAACACCAAGCTTAAAAGCATAACAACTAGAAATCATTCAACTGTTAATTCCCAGTGTGTCATCCTTACTCGATCGCTCTcgatctctctttctctttctttatcCAATGATTTCTTTGATCATTGATCATACACTGAAGGGTCATACATAATTCGTAGGAGGGATGAAACCTTCTAAGCCCATAGTGCTAGGCGTGTTGTCACCCCAAAGGCACTTGTTTACTTTAAAATTGCATTTCGATAGGTTAACATTTTTCAACCAACcggtttataaaaaaaaaaagaaatgtagTCTGGTTGGATAGCGAATGCGCAAAACTGACGTCAAATTAATGGTGGTACTAATTATTCAAACCTTGGTTGGAAGCAGACAAACAACTTTGATGTATCAATATCGTTTAGCTCAAGTCAACATGCTGACTCATTGTAGAGATTTCAAACGCGAGACCTAATACAACTACAAGTATAGCAATATTGAAGAACCTGACGTATTATATATGCAACCTATATCAATGctattttacaaaacaaatagaGGATCTATTATAAAAACCCAAGAGCTGAGTTTGCTCATCTAATCAACTCAGCAGTCAGTTTGATAAACACATCTCAATCACCACCAACCCCCGCGCACCAAGAAGAAGTCGTTCACGGTGGCTTTATTTATCGTTTATCACACTTTTCCGGACCATTGCTTAATTAGAACGAATCAAAACAGCTGCAAACACGGACACACATATGCCTGCTGGACGTGACACTTACCCTTGCGACGTGCGTCACGCTCCTTATCGATGTTGGCAATCTTTGTCTCGGTGCCGTCGGTGTCCTCCTCCTGTGGTGACATCCATTCCACCCGTCGCTTTCGACTGGGAAGTATGGCGTTGTTTAAGAATATTCCACCATTAtcctgctgcggctgctgctgctgctgctgttgctgatgatggAGAGAGGTTACGGCAGCAATCGTGGGACCGGCCACCGTAGCAACCGCGACCGACGTGACGGTCGGCGATGCGTTCGTCGTATCGTTGGCACCGCTGCTCGACGCGATCACGGTGTGCATCTTGTTGTAGTCGATCGGCCACGGTTCCTTCGAATCGGGCGGCGAATCGACAAAGTTGTTCTGGTAGTCCTGGAAGTTGTTCGGCGAACCGCTGTACGTGTCTTCGCTATCCAGGTTGTAGCCGGGGGAGATCTATCAGTGGGTGGACACAGAAGAAGTCTTTCAGTATGTGTTATAACCATTTTTTCAAGTCAatattttttagcaaaaatttccatttcaaaCTTTTTATAAATAAGTTTTTGATGCTATAAACTAGAATGAGATTGTAATAATCGTTGTGATTCTCTTTCGAATCTGAGCTATTTCATAACCCTGTACGCGATGGAAAACTGATCGATCGAACTAATCCGAACTTGAACTTCATTCAA encodes the following:
- the LOC1270039 gene encoding uncharacterized protein LOC1270039 isoform X1 yields the protein MATVISLLANHCNSPFEQHHQQQQPLLQCPVYEPGPVTLQQRYSGTGGGGGRNRSEPAATYQQQQLDALDFHLFSRTLEQEFEQMEYSGSPGPYQQYQQHDQQQQQASARRQGQQDFEQISPGYNLDSEDTYSGSPNNFQDYQNNFVDSPPDSKEPWPIDYNKMHTVIASSSGANDTTNASPTVTSVAVATVAGPTIAAVTSLHHQQQQQQQQPQQDNGGIFLNNAILPSRKRRVEWMSPQEEDTDGTETKIANIDKERDARRKGSMRWADDLDLDLSNELSSNGYISDSLLNFPVFKQELPSPPQKHSHHQQHSQQQQQQQQQQHQLHQQQQQSLHQQAAAAAAAAAAATAGSSQDHSQPSQHTTPSGLQPSLSGNVPNSHQQQQQQQVAQQQYHQQQQGQNSMNGPGLMNNATHQQAVGAIGAGLSNLQSFLQSNRLDTDPSGGILQMQQDGTLTAARGDKTHDDHNRFQYVLAAATSIATKNNEESLTYLNQGQSYEIKLKKLGDLSPFRGKILKSIIKICFHERRLQYMEREQMQLWQASRPGERILDVDIPLSYGLMQVQPTSSNLLNTIEVFWDPMKEVGVYVKVNCISTEFTPKKHGGEKGVPFRIQVETYIDTNGGLHNGGGGGGANATAVGAVDDKDGIRPLHAAACQIKVFKLKGADRKHKQDREKILKRPVAEQEKYQRSCDCTILTDITTDSVIQPLGGSFSPEHIKRNVSPLLTGGPTSPGQLNKFENIMSSVLGGGGVAPNGLSPGVKPTPTTTAATAAMVVAAAAAAVAGVQANHPIGISNVSSTNGLCKASPLGGEQPIGGVLSPQQPSELDDYVPTITKETSPGSLAQWLAVHRLSAYTKTFAQFSGSDLLRMSKEDLCKICGLADGIRMFNILHSKAITPRLTIYVSFEANIYHAIYLHSNTIPELVQNLSKIPGFLEAINALNTPNSSDGGLWNGGSTFGAAGRSSLNAGGVVAASSSGGAGGNGGGGLGGKFSTPGAISLSVPSPSSPPISSSCGIAKLQLLINGPNGIQVLLTEDVLNNVKDETLFQLELKSNGNILMKAVHSVTAAGGPDCSIDDDAN
- the LOC1270039 gene encoding uncharacterized protein LOC1270039 isoform X2, which gives rise to MCETYGFGGDTMDKDYVRKRLKCFNNSNSNGNEIGNGNSLGPNAHTNNANNNGTANNNELGSMRWADDLDLDLSNELSSNGYISDSLLNFPVFKQELPSPPQKHSHHQQHSQQQQQQQQQQHQLHQQQQQSLHQQAAAAAAAAAAATAGSSQDHSQPSQHTTPSGLQPSLSGNVPNSHQQQQQQQVAQQQYHQQQQGQNSMNGPGLMNNATHQQAVGAIGAGLSNLQSFLQSNRLDTDPSGGILQMQQDGTLTAARGDKTHDDHNRFQYVLAAATSIATKNNEESLTYLNQGQSYEIKLKKLGDLSPFRGKILKSIIKICFHERRLQYMEREQMQLWQASRPGERILDVDIPLSYGLMQVQPTSSNLLNTIEVFWDPMKEVGVYVKVNCISTEFTPKKHGGEKGVPFRIQVETYIDTNGGLHNGGGGGGANATAVGAVDDKDGIRPLHAAACQIKVFKLKGADRKHKQDREKILKRPVAEQEKYQRSCDCTILTDITTDSVIQPLGGSFSPEHIKRNVSPLLTGGPTSPGQLNKFENIMSSVLGGGGVAPNGLSPGVKPTPTTTAATAAMVVAAAAAAVAGVQANHPIGISNVSSTNGLCKASPLGGEQPIGGVLSPQQPSELDDYVPTITKETSPGSLAQWLAVHRLSAYTKTFAQFSGSDLLRMSKEDLCKICGLADGIRMFNILHSKAITPRLTIYVSFEANIYHAIYLHSNTIPELVQNLSKIPGFLEAINALNTPNSSDGGLWNGGSTFGAAGRSSLNAGGVVAASSSGGAGGNGGGGLGGKFSTPGAISLSVPSPSSPPISSSCGIAKLQLLINGPNGIQVLLTEDVLNNVKDETLFQLELKSNGNILMKAVHSVTAAGGPDCSIDDDAN